From a single Miscanthus floridulus cultivar M001 chromosome 8, ASM1932011v1, whole genome shotgun sequence genomic region:
- the LOC136469918 gene encoding uncharacterized protein, with protein sequence MASNYRVEHINFYVTDFNTAYDTILGWPALAKFMAIPHYAYLVLKMPLPIGVLALRANLFITYACETESLALAEATDLSIQMASVVTDAKTVPIDDLEIPSLDPPCTFTKSKETKEVVLGLDDPS encoded by the coding sequence atggcaagcaactaccgtgttgagcacatcaacttttATGttaccgacttcaacaccgcctacgacaccatacttggttggccagctctggccaagttcatggctataccacactatgcctatctggtgctaaagatgcctttacCTATAGGAGTCCTAGCCCTACGAGCCAACCTCTTTATCACCTACGcatgtgagacagagagtctcgccctcgctgaagccaccgacctctccatccagatggccagtgtggtcaccgatgccaagacaGTGCCcatcgatgacctagagatcccatcatTGGATCCTCCTTGCACcttcaccaagtccaaggaaactaaAGAGGTcgtcctcggcctcgacgacccctcctaG